One genomic window of Nicotiana sylvestris chromosome 10, ASM39365v2, whole genome shotgun sequence includes the following:
- the LOC104245734 gene encoding small polypeptide DEVIL 4-like, giving the protein MEMESSKVGGDDKKFSCKSVREYIKEQKGRLFIIRRCIVMLLCWHD; this is encoded by the coding sequence ATGGAGATGGAAAGTTCGAAAGTGGGAGGTGATGATAAGAAGTTTTCATGTAAAAGTGTAAGAGAATACATTAAAGAGCAAAAGGGTAGGCTGTTTATAATTCGAAGATGTATTGTTATGCTTCTTTGTTGGCATGACTAG